In Streptomyces kaniharaensis, a single genomic region encodes these proteins:
- a CDS encoding DNA cytosine methyltransferase — translation MNVPSPGARPAPDTISDPGGPAAMDNEGGAAVAPPCPLAEAKRLHERAAARRAALLALADAHSDEITAAYEAIDQARRWRLPESVQDEGWEYRGGLEEESTDIWARAHMAYWVLEAARVTVAKVSSTLGLPVDDVDLLDDAERDAYIASLSDQEREELAGPWPVEWLYAPKPGAPIRVVNLFAGPGGWCEGIVHVLGEPVDMVGVDLSEAACATAQAAGFRRICASVTDLDPANPALRYVVAVILSPPCQTLSPGGKLAGLAEEALWLVEEVISQAGAAAGFVMVDDAGDGMEGYAPPTGATWDEVRAPLAALKDARTGLMAEAVIWPLALQAKYNNIRWVAMEQSSNLLKSKAAEYVVEAIASEFYGAGWEYAKFSLVEAADYGAASKKNRAFMVCMRYTRPFTSYRPSKPVPRTTWAACMGWEKGHKVNTRGVRGINPLTGRPKGGGTFTADEPGTTVTGTAYGWKREADGLTHTHADLGRAVGFRADFPWTHVGRGEGIRNKTQLIADTVSPMVAAAWIGHILGRAWEARTRAYVRSLYAALHRSGSRTLLRAADEHDGTRPAVLGRVVPAKKRAIKARTERAAVRTAQTAAARTAPGTTAPSRKRRPVRR, via the coding sequence ATGAACGTCCCCTCCCCCGGCGCCCGACCGGCGCCCGACACGATCAGCGATCCCGGCGGCCCGGCGGCCATGGACAACGAGGGCGGCGCGGCGGTGGCCCCGCCGTGCCCCCTCGCGGAGGCGAAGCGGCTGCACGAGCGCGCCGCCGCGAGGCGCGCCGCCCTGTTGGCCCTGGCCGACGCGCACTCCGACGAGATCACCGCCGCGTATGAGGCCATCGACCAGGCCCGGCGGTGGCGGCTGCCCGAGTCGGTGCAGGACGAGGGCTGGGAGTACCGCGGCGGGTTGGAGGAGGAGAGCACCGACATCTGGGCCCGGGCGCACATGGCGTACTGGGTCCTTGAAGCGGCCCGGGTGACGGTGGCGAAGGTGAGCTCGACCCTCGGCCTGCCGGTGGACGACGTCGACCTCCTCGACGACGCGGAACGCGATGCCTACATCGCGTCGCTGAGTGACCAGGAGCGCGAAGAACTCGCCGGGCCGTGGCCGGTGGAATGGCTCTACGCGCCGAAGCCGGGCGCGCCCATCCGGGTCGTCAATCTCTTTGCCGGGCCCGGCGGTTGGTGCGAGGGCATCGTCCACGTGCTCGGCGAGCCCGTCGACATGGTCGGGGTGGACCTTTCCGAAGCCGCGTGCGCCACGGCGCAGGCCGCCGGGTTCCGGCGGATCTGCGCCTCGGTCACGGACCTGGACCCGGCGAACCCGGCGCTGCGCTACGTGGTCGCGGTGATCCTGTCCCCTCCGTGCCAGACGCTTTCGCCCGGCGGGAAGCTGGCCGGGCTCGCGGAGGAGGCTCTGTGGCTGGTCGAGGAAGTGATCAGCCAGGCCGGGGCCGCGGCCGGGTTCGTCATGGTCGACGACGCCGGGGACGGCATGGAGGGCTACGCCCCGCCCACCGGAGCCACTTGGGACGAAGTCCGTGCCCCGCTGGCGGCGCTGAAGGACGCGCGCACGGGTCTCATGGCCGAAGCCGTGATCTGGCCGCTGGCGCTGCAGGCCAAGTACAACAACATCCGCTGGGTGGCCATGGAGCAGTCCTCGAACCTCTTGAAGTCGAAGGCCGCCGAGTACGTGGTCGAGGCGATCGCCTCGGAGTTCTACGGGGCCGGCTGGGAGTACGCGAAGTTCAGCCTGGTCGAGGCCGCCGACTACGGGGCCGCCTCGAAGAAGAACCGCGCGTTCATGGTGTGCATGCGCTACACCCGGCCGTTCACCAGCTACCGGCCCAGCAAGCCGGTGCCGAGGACCACCTGGGCCGCGTGCATGGGCTGGGAGAAGGGGCACAAGGTCAACACCCGCGGCGTACGCGGGATCAATCCGCTGACCGGTCGGCCCAAGGGCGGCGGGACTTTCACCGCCGACGAGCCGGGCACGACGGTGACCGGCACCGCGTACGGGTGGAAGCGCGAGGCCGACGGCCTCACCCACACCCACGCCGACCTGGGCCGAGCCGTCGGCTTCCGCGCCGACTTCCCCTGGACCCATGTCGGCCGCGGTGAAGGCATCCGCAACAAGACCCAGCTCATCGCCGACACCGTCAGTCCCATGGTCGCCGCCGCCTGGATCGGCCACATCCTCGGCCGCGCCTGGGAGGCCCGGACCCGCGCCTACGTGCGCAGCCTTTACGCCGCCCTCCACCGGTCCGGCAGCCGCACCCTTCTCCGGGCCGCCGACGAGCACGACGGCACCCGGCCGGCCGTCCTGGGCAGGGTGGTGCCTGCGAAGAAGCGCGCCATCAAGGCCCGCACCGAGCGGGCCGCGGTCCGGACGGCCCAGACCGCAGCCGCCCGTACCGCCCCCGGCACAACGGCGCCGTCCCGCAAGCGCCGTCCCGTCCGCCGCTGA
- a CDS encoding type I restriction-modification system subunit M, which translates to MNSGKHAELSSRVWAVSELLRGDFKQSEYGRVILPFLVLRRLECVLEPTKDAVLAAVAEGTPDGGLRAITRAGFYNTSPLALRTIAGAGSDCAEQLLAYCGAFSPEAREVLEQYGFGPQVERLATAGLLHHVVGRFAELDLRPAEEAARLAATAGEDGGPREVVSNHQMGYLFEELIRRFAEQSHETAGEHFTPPEVVRLMVNLLAPAEGQAPGAPGAPRTVLDPACGTGGMLSAAQEQLLRLDPDSPVEVFGQELNPESWAICRSDMMVRGQAPEAIVLGNSLTQDGHAGATFDYLLANPPFGVDWRKAQGAVEREYRELGERGRFGAGLPRVNDGALLFLQHMIAKMKPVEASGSGGSRIAILFSGSPLFSGQAGSGESRIRQWILESDLLEGIVALPDQLFYNTGISTYVWVLTNRKAADRKGGVVLLDARDHWRKMRRALGDKRKELGEEHIAELTRLYAGAPPVPPAHAPGGAGGSGDGKVKVFRNEDFGYRRIMVERPLRLRFEASEASIAQLASAKPVQRTTDAVAFAEALRPLAGSVWATAADALDALTAAVAAAGLVCPSGAAFLRALREAWGVADPGGEVQGSPGGPLPDPALRDFENVPLGQDPEEYLRREVLPFVPDAWIDHARTKVGYEIPFTRHFYVYKPPRPLEEIDADLKAVQAEIQALWAGQPWATPDVHQVS; encoded by the coding sequence TTGAACAGCGGCAAGCACGCCGAGTTGTCGTCGCGGGTCTGGGCGGTGAGCGAGCTCCTGCGTGGAGATTTCAAGCAGTCGGAGTACGGCCGGGTGATCCTGCCTTTCCTGGTGCTGCGCCGCCTGGAGTGTGTCCTGGAGCCGACCAAGGACGCCGTCCTGGCCGCGGTCGCCGAGGGCACGCCGGACGGCGGGTTGCGGGCGATCACGAGGGCCGGCTTCTACAACACCAGCCCGCTCGCGCTGCGCACCATCGCGGGCGCAGGCTCGGACTGCGCCGAGCAGTTGCTCGCGTACTGCGGCGCGTTCTCGCCCGAGGCGCGCGAGGTGCTGGAGCAGTACGGCTTCGGCCCGCAGGTGGAGCGGCTGGCCACGGCCGGGCTGCTGCACCATGTCGTGGGGCGTTTCGCCGAGCTGGACCTCCGGCCGGCCGAGGAGGCCGCCAGGCTTGCGGCGACGGCGGGCGAGGACGGGGGGCCGCGTGAGGTCGTGTCGAACCACCAGATGGGTTACCTCTTCGAGGAGTTGATCCGGCGGTTCGCCGAGCAGTCCCACGAGACGGCCGGGGAGCACTTCACGCCCCCGGAGGTCGTCCGGCTGATGGTGAACCTCCTCGCTCCGGCCGAAGGGCAGGCCCCGGGCGCGCCGGGGGCGCCCCGGACGGTCCTGGACCCGGCGTGCGGCACCGGCGGCATGCTCAGCGCCGCGCAGGAACAGCTGCTGCGTCTTGACCCCGACAGCCCGGTGGAGGTGTTCGGACAGGAGCTGAACCCCGAGTCCTGGGCGATCTGCCGGTCCGACATGATGGTCAGAGGCCAGGCCCCGGAGGCCATCGTGCTGGGCAACTCCCTGACGCAGGACGGCCATGCGGGCGCGACGTTCGACTACCTTCTGGCCAACCCGCCGTTCGGCGTCGACTGGCGCAAGGCCCAGGGCGCCGTCGAGCGCGAGTACCGGGAGCTGGGCGAGCGCGGCCGGTTCGGCGCCGGCCTGCCCCGGGTCAACGACGGCGCGCTGCTCTTCCTCCAGCACATGATCGCGAAGATGAAGCCGGTCGAGGCATCGGGGAGCGGCGGCAGCCGGATCGCGATCCTCTTCAGTGGCTCGCCGCTGTTCTCGGGCCAGGCCGGGTCCGGGGAGTCCCGCATCCGGCAGTGGATTCTGGAGAGCGACCTGCTGGAGGGCATCGTCGCGCTGCCCGACCAGCTCTTCTACAACACCGGCATCTCCACCTACGTGTGGGTGCTGACCAACCGCAAGGCCGCGGATCGGAAGGGCGGTGTCGTCCTGCTGGACGCCCGGGACCACTGGCGCAAGATGCGCAGGGCGCTGGGCGACAAGCGCAAGGAGCTCGGTGAGGAGCACATCGCCGAGCTGACCCGCCTGTACGCCGGGGCGCCGCCGGTCCCGCCGGCTCACGCGCCCGGTGGTGCCGGCGGTTCGGGAGACGGGAAGGTGAAGGTCTTCCGCAACGAGGACTTCGGCTACCGGCGGATCATGGTCGAGCGTCCGCTGCGGCTGCGCTTCGAGGCCAGCGAGGCGTCGATCGCGCAGCTGGCGTCGGCGAAGCCGGTCCAGCGGACGACTGACGCGGTCGCGTTCGCCGAGGCGCTGCGCCCGCTGGCCGGCTCGGTGTGGGCGACGGCGGCGGATGCCCTCGACGCGCTCACCGCCGCGGTGGCCGCGGCCGGCCTGGTGTGTCCGTCGGGCGCCGCGTTCCTCCGGGCGCTGCGGGAGGCATGGGGCGTGGCCGATCCCGGGGGCGAGGTGCAGGGCTCGCCGGGCGGGCCGCTGCCGGACCCGGCGCTGAGGGACTTCGAGAACGTCCCGCTCGGGCAGGACCCGGAGGAGTACCTGCGGCGGGAGGTGCTGCCGTTCGTCCCCGACGCCTGGATCGACCACGCCAGGACGAAGGTCGGCTACGAGATCCCCTTCACCCGCCACTTCTACGTCTACAAGCCGCCGCGGCCGCTGGAGGAGATCGACGCGGACCTGAAGGCCGTCCAGGCCGAGATCCAGGCGCTCTGGGCCGGTCAGCCCTGGGCGACTCCGGACGTCCACCAAGTTTCTTAA
- a CDS encoding DUF4262 domain-containing protein, whose protein sequence is MPSIPADTRKQMAAYLQQLAARINEKGYAIPFIPADPRTGEPSLAYTVGLHVHRGYELAVSGLDYEMSCSALNSLAVRLLEQQTPPTPDMEVRGAVGGGYPLRLRQAGSALPFVLVRTIYRRNPPVWQAVWPDREGRFPGDAACTLSTGAQLPL, encoded by the coding sequence GTGCCCTCGATCCCCGCGGACACCCGCAAGCAGATGGCCGCCTACCTACAGCAGCTGGCGGCCCGCATCAACGAGAAGGGGTACGCCATCCCCTTTATCCCGGCCGACCCCCGGACCGGCGAGCCCTCGCTCGCCTACACAGTGGGACTGCACGTCCACCGGGGCTACGAACTGGCGGTCAGCGGACTCGACTACGAGATGTCCTGCTCCGCGCTCAACTCCCTGGCCGTGCGGCTGCTTGAGCAGCAGACTCCCCCGACGCCGGACATGGAGGTCAGGGGCGCCGTCGGGGGCGGCTACCCACTGCGACTGAGGCAGGCGGGCAGTGCATTGCCGTTCGTCCTGGTTCGCACCATCTACCGCCGCAACCCGCCCGTCTGGCAAGCGGTCTGGCCGGACCGGGAGGGCCGATTCCCCGGCGATGCGGCGTGCACCCTCTCGACCGGGGCACAGCTCCCCCTCTAG
- a CDS encoding XRE family transcriptional regulator → MPWAVVPRAHLAPGGVWPDGPLAPDAPPGARLGQAVALALAAAMERRELGARALAQQAGQGMTHPTILAILDGDRLPAAHTLLLLEMVLQTPLYPTDLYSELADGQHPAP, encoded by the coding sequence ATGCCATGGGCAGTGGTCCCTCGGGCGCACCTCGCGCCCGGCGGCGTCTGGCCGGACGGGCCGCTTGCTCCTGACGCGCCTCCGGGAGCCCGCCTGGGGCAGGCTGTCGCGCTGGCCCTCGCAGCAGCCATGGAGCGCCGCGAGCTGGGCGCCCGCGCGCTCGCCCAGCAGGCCGGCCAGGGCATGACGCACCCCACGATCTTGGCCATCCTGGACGGCGACCGGCTGCCGGCCGCCCACACTCTGCTGCTGCTGGAGATGGTGCTGCAGACCCCGCTGTACCCGACGGACCTGTACTCCGAGCTCGCGGACGGGCAACACCCCGCCCCCTGA
- a CDS encoding IS110 family RNA-guided transposase, giving the protein MLFAGIDWADRWLDIAVLDKAGQPLLEQRIVYATTPDPVAAYLALLQPLARRWRSTVTGIEEIGLPFARSLSAADMKVVHVDPTRAARHRTALGIPKNDRADARMIADLARQGIARPVVESSPPSQALRVITHAYRAAVRDRMAAAHALRATLSRAWPNAITAWPATRGGLGNPQALAILLAAPGPRAASRLTRTQLADLLRGAGRTRGTDREAERLHLHFHRPAMLLHPLVEEAEAVRIADLTATLAAAADRAARLEAQTADHYARQQHHHITACISGIGTILGAQLLSEIGDRPHERFGSGRALAAYAGVAPVTWASGTTARVSLRRASSTLLRSTLHLAAFSWAMHSPGASAYYRKRRDAGDAHATALRKLGRRLVLCLYHCMTTQIPYDDAAAFGYAPGEAPVLGRKPPLGDAEIAHARELLLLPGSSLAEVGRALGVSAQTIRRYVLGEPRSR; this is encoded by the coding sequence GTGCTGTTCGCGGGCATCGACTGGGCGGACCGCTGGCTCGACATCGCCGTGCTCGACAAGGCCGGCCAGCCACTACTCGAGCAGCGCATCGTCTACGCCACCACACCCGATCCTGTCGCCGCCTACCTGGCGCTGCTCCAGCCGCTGGCCCGCCGCTGGAGATCCACGGTCACCGGGATCGAGGAAATCGGCCTGCCCTTCGCGCGCTCCCTCTCCGCCGCGGACATGAAGGTGGTCCACGTCGACCCGACCAGGGCGGCCCGGCACCGCACCGCCCTGGGCATCCCCAAGAACGACCGGGCCGACGCCCGGATGATCGCCGACCTGGCCCGCCAGGGCATCGCCCGGCCCGTCGTCGAGAGCAGCCCGCCGTCGCAGGCACTCCGAGTGATCACCCACGCCTACCGGGCGGCCGTCCGCGACCGCATGGCGGCCGCTCACGCACTGCGCGCCACCCTCTCCCGGGCCTGGCCGAACGCGATCACCGCCTGGCCCGCGACCCGCGGCGGCCTGGGCAACCCGCAAGCCCTCGCCATCCTCCTTGCGGCGCCCGGCCCCCGAGCAGCCAGCCGCCTCACCCGCACTCAACTGGCCGACCTGCTACGCGGCGCGGGACGCACCCGCGGCACGGACCGCGAGGCCGAACGCCTGCACCTCCACTTCCACCGGCCCGCCATGCTCCTCCACCCCCTGGTCGAGGAAGCCGAAGCTGTGCGGATCGCGGACCTGACCGCCACCCTGGCCGCCGCGGCCGACCGGGCAGCCCGCCTCGAAGCTCAGACCGCCGACCACTACGCCCGCCAGCAGCACCACCACATCACCGCCTGCATCTCCGGCATCGGCACAATCCTCGGCGCCCAGCTCCTCTCCGAGATCGGAGACCGGCCGCACGAGCGCTTCGGCAGCGGCCGCGCCCTGGCCGCCTACGCCGGCGTCGCGCCGGTCACCTGGGCCTCCGGAACCACCGCACGCGTATCGCTGCGCCGCGCCTCGTCCACCCTGTTGCGTTCCACCTTGCACCTCGCCGCGTTCTCCTGGGCCATGCATTCCCCCGGCGCGTCCGCCTACTACCGCAAGCGACGTGATGCCGGCGACGCCCACGCCACCGCCCTGCGCAAGCTCGGCCGCCGACTCGTCCTGTGCCTCTACCACTGCATGACCACCCAGATCCCCTACGACGACGCCGCCGCCTTCGGCTACGCCCCCGGCGAGGCACCCGTCCTGGGCCGCAAGCCCCCACTCGGCGACGCCGAGATCGCACACGCCCGGGAACTCCTCCTGCTTCCGGGAAGCAGCCTTGCCGAAGTGGGCCGGGCCCTGGGGGTCAGTGCCCAGACGATCCGCCGGTACGTACTGGGCGAACCACGCTCCCGCTGA